From one Nonomuraea polychroma genomic stretch:
- a CDS encoding GcvT family protein, with the protein MSDSARIVIIGGGVGGASVAYHLTQLGERDVVVLERDELTSGSTFHSAGLVGQLRADPTLTRMNQYSVELYRTLDAGWTECGGIKLASTPERMAEIRRQIGWARTFGLPLEEISVAEAVELFPLMNPEGVVGAAYLPTDGQIDPSQLCYALAARAREGGAVIRTGTRVLGIDTANGRVTRVRTDQGDIDCEIVVNCGGMFAAEIGRMAGVRVPIVPMSHQYVVTDAFHDHTGLPTLRDPDLLVYYRQEVQGLVMGGYERTCAPWTAGPNTYDAVPADFNGRLLPEDWPRLEEIFDNSRIRVPAMADVGIRKLINGPEAFTPDNEFCLGETEVAGFFVAAGFCAHGIAGAGGIGKVMAEWIVEGEPSMDLWHMDVRRFGRHYRSPSYTLKRAVENYETYYDIRYPGHERSAGRPLRVSPAYGWHAAHGAVFGEKSGWERVNYYASNEDGGGERPAGWAGRLWSPAIGVEHRATRTTAGLFDESSFAKIEVTGAGAAELLEWVCDNRVAREVGAVTYTQALNRRGGIECDFTVTRRGEEEFLIVTGTAFGSHDLGWLRKQAAHTGSTARIADVTGQYACFALWGPRARDIVKELTPDPMDFPFMSSREITVGDVPVLALRVTFVGEHGWELYCSSEYGLALWQALWRAGEPYGLVAGGYKAIDSLRLEKGYRVWGADIGPETTPYEAGLGFCVTSDKDFLGKDALDPVPGRELRRLRCVTLSDPRAVALGNEPVRLDGRVVARVTSGGYGYTARESIAYAYLTAEPGAEVEIEVEGAWVPGTVVKTPLVP; encoded by the coding sequence GCTGGACCGAATGCGGCGGCATCAAGCTGGCCTCCACCCCCGAGCGGATGGCCGAGATCCGGCGCCAGATCGGGTGGGCGCGGACGTTCGGGCTGCCGCTTGAGGAGATCTCGGTGGCCGAGGCCGTGGAGCTGTTCCCGCTCATGAACCCCGAAGGCGTCGTCGGAGCCGCGTACCTGCCGACGGACGGCCAGATCGACCCGTCCCAGCTGTGCTACGCCCTGGCCGCGCGGGCCCGCGAGGGCGGCGCCGTCATCCGCACCGGCACCCGGGTGCTCGGCATCGACACCGCGAACGGCCGGGTCACCCGGGTCCGCACCGACCAGGGCGACATCGACTGCGAGATCGTGGTCAACTGCGGTGGCATGTTCGCGGCCGAGATCGGCCGCATGGCCGGCGTGCGGGTCCCGATCGTGCCGATGTCGCACCAGTACGTCGTGACCGACGCCTTCCACGACCACACCGGCCTGCCCACGCTGCGCGACCCCGACCTGCTCGTCTACTACCGGCAGGAGGTGCAGGGCCTGGTCATGGGCGGCTACGAGCGCACCTGCGCGCCCTGGACGGCCGGCCCCAACACCTACGACGCGGTGCCCGCCGACTTCAACGGCCGCCTGCTGCCCGAGGACTGGCCCCGGCTCGAGGAGATCTTCGACAACTCCCGGATCCGGGTGCCGGCGATGGCCGACGTCGGCATTCGCAAGCTGATCAACGGGCCCGAGGCGTTCACCCCTGACAACGAGTTCTGCCTCGGCGAGACCGAGGTGGCCGGGTTCTTCGTGGCGGCCGGGTTCTGCGCGCACGGCATCGCGGGCGCGGGCGGCATCGGCAAGGTGATGGCCGAGTGGATCGTCGAGGGCGAGCCCAGCATGGACCTGTGGCACATGGACGTGCGCCGGTTCGGCCGCCACTACCGCTCGCCGTCGTACACGCTCAAGCGGGCGGTCGAGAACTACGAGACGTACTACGACATCCGCTACCCCGGGCACGAGCGGTCGGCGGGGCGGCCGCTGCGGGTCTCGCCCGCCTACGGCTGGCACGCCGCCCACGGGGCCGTCTTCGGGGAGAAGTCGGGCTGGGAGCGGGTCAACTACTACGCGTCGAACGAGGACGGGGGAGGGGAGCGGCCGGCGGGCTGGGCGGGCCGGTTGTGGTCGCCCGCGATCGGGGTCGAGCACCGGGCCACCCGCACCACGGCGGGGCTGTTCGACGAGAGCTCGTTCGCCAAGATCGAGGTCACCGGCGCCGGAGCGGCGGAGTTGCTGGAGTGGGTGTGCGACAACCGGGTCGCCCGTGAGGTGGGCGCGGTCACGTACACGCAGGCGCTCAACCGGCGCGGCGGCATCGAGTGCGACTTCACCGTCACCCGGCGCGGCGAGGAGGAGTTCCTCATCGTCACCGGCACCGCGTTCGGCTCGCACGACCTGGGATGGCTGCGCAAGCAGGCCGCGCACACCGGCTCCACAGCCAGGATCGCCGACGTGACCGGCCAGTACGCCTGCTTCGCCCTGTGGGGGCCGCGCGCCCGCGACATCGTCAAGGAGCTGACGCCGGATCCGATGGACTTCCCGTTCATGTCGTCGCGGGAGATCACCGTGGGGGACGTGCCGGTGCTGGCGCTGCGGGTGACGTTCGTGGGCGAGCACGGCTGGGAGCTCTACTGCTCCAGCGAGTACGGCCTGGCGTTGTGGCAGGCCCTGTGGCGGGCGGGGGAGCCGTACGGGCTGGTGGCCGGCGGGTACAAGGCCATCGACAGCCTGCGGCTGGAGAAGGGATACCGCGTGTGGGGCGCCGACATCGGGCCGGAGACCACGCCGTACGAGGCAGGGCTGGGGTTCTGCGTCACATCGGACAAGGACTTCCTCGGGAAGGATGCGCTGGACCCGGTTCCCGGGCGCGAGCTCCGGCGGTTGCGGTGCGTGACGCTGAGCGACCCGAGGGCCGTGGCGCTCGGCAACGAGCCCGTCCGGCTGGACGGGCGGGTCGTGGCCCGCGTCACCTCCGGCGGCTACGGCTACACCGCCCGCGAGTCCATCGCCTACGCCTACCTGACGGCCGAGCCGGGGGCCGAGGTGGAGATCGAGGTCGAGGGGGCGTGGGTGCCGGGCACGGTGGTCAAGACCCCGCTGGTCCCGTGA
- a CDS encoding GntR family transcriptional regulator translates to MVGTPPELERGTGVPAHVQIERWLLESIDRGELAPGDRLPGERELAGRLGVSRMTLRQALATLEHDGVLIRVPGRTGGAFVAEPRIECDLTGLAGFTEQMRRAHLRAEARILTARTVPATGTVARALEVEAGSPVHEVVRVRSAGRSPVALERSYFPHLPGLLDQDLTGSLYTLLAGHYDLEPRTAVEHLDPVIARPGDAAELGIAPGAPLMLIERTAYAADGTPVEFARDLFRPDRVRISVRSGVTGPAGS, encoded by the coding sequence GTGGTCGGTACCCCGCCTGAGCTGGAGCGCGGCACCGGCGTCCCCGCGCACGTGCAGATCGAGCGATGGCTGCTCGAGTCGATCGACAGGGGCGAGCTGGCGCCGGGCGACCGGCTGCCCGGCGAGCGGGAGCTGGCCGGGCGGCTCGGCGTGAGCAGAATGACGCTCAGGCAGGCCCTGGCGACCCTGGAGCACGACGGTGTGCTGATCAGAGTCCCCGGCAGGACGGGCGGCGCGTTCGTGGCCGAGCCGCGCATCGAGTGCGACCTGACCGGCCTGGCCGGTTTCACCGAGCAGATGCGCCGGGCCCACCTGCGGGCCGAGGCGCGGATCCTGACCGCCCGGACGGTGCCCGCGACGGGCACGGTGGCCAGGGCGCTGGAGGTCGAGGCGGGCTCGCCGGTGCACGAGGTGGTGCGGGTGCGCTCGGCCGGGCGCTCACCGGTGGCGCTCGAGCGTTCCTACTTCCCCCACCTGCCCGGCCTGCTCGACCAGGACCTCACCGGCTCCCTCTACACCCTGCTGGCCGGCCACTACGACCTGGAGCCGCGCACCGCGGTCGAGCACCTCGACCCGGTGATCGCCCGTCCCGGCGACGCCGCCGAGCTGGGCATCGCGCCAGGTGCGCCGCTCATGCTGATCGAGCGCACGGCCTACGCGGCCGACGGCACGCCGGTGGAGTTCGCGCGCGACCTGTTCCGCCCCGACCGGGTCCGGATCTCCGTACGCAGCGGCGTCACGGGACCAGCGGGGTCTTGA
- a CDS encoding carbohydrate ABC transporter permease codes for MRGGVSFRYGVLVLLAVMVLVPFIGIVLAALHPPGSQLNGLSIPDRWSWENFTLAWERGNMTALMRSSLLIAVFVVPLSVVLATLAGYGLAILRVWGHRTLSFGFVMGLTLPIELIVVALYFNLREVGLTNSYIGIILAEAALFMPFGVYWMQTHFSNVPEELVEAARIDGARDLIVLARVLVPISWPAITTLSVLYFMWSWNQFMLVLVMMQDPDRRTAPSGLGLFVGEHTTDIPLLAAACLIVIAPIVVVYLLFQRSFVSGITQGAIKG; via the coding sequence ATGCGTGGCGGTGTCAGTTTCAGGTACGGAGTGCTCGTCCTGCTGGCGGTCATGGTGCTGGTGCCGTTCATCGGCATCGTCCTGGCCGCCCTGCATCCGCCCGGCTCACAGCTCAACGGGCTGAGCATCCCGGACCGGTGGTCGTGGGAGAACTTCACGCTCGCCTGGGAGCGGGGCAACATGACCGCCCTCATGCGTTCGAGCCTGCTGATCGCGGTCTTCGTGGTGCCGCTGTCGGTGGTGCTGGCCACGCTCGCGGGCTACGGGCTGGCGATCCTCAGGGTGTGGGGGCACCGGACGTTGTCGTTCGGGTTCGTGATGGGGCTGACGCTGCCGATCGAGCTGATCGTCGTGGCGCTCTACTTCAACCTGCGCGAGGTCGGTCTCACGAACTCCTACATCGGCATCATTCTGGCCGAAGCGGCCCTGTTCATGCCGTTCGGGGTGTACTGGATGCAGACGCACTTCTCGAACGTGCCCGAGGAACTCGTGGAGGCGGCGCGCATCGACGGGGCCAGGGACCTCATCGTGCTGGCGCGGGTGCTGGTGCCGATCTCGTGGCCGGCGATCACCACGTTGTCGGTGCTGTACTTCATGTGGTCGTGGAATCAGTTCATGCTGGTGCTGGTGATGATGCAGGATCCCGATCGGCGTACGGCGCCGAGCGGGCTGGGGTTGTTCGTCGGCGAGCACACGACGGACATCCCGTTGCTGGCGGCGGCCTGCTTGATCGTCATCGCCCCGATCGTGGTCGTTTACCTCCTCTTCCAGCGCAGCTTCGTCAGCGGCATCACCCAAGGCGCCATCAAGGGCTGA
- a CDS encoding carbohydrate ABC transporter permease gives MARELTSSVSPPRAHEARGGGRAAHAPTRPPRWRGRRARGWLYVLPALAVYLGFAIWPALNTLRLSLLTWDGILPATWAGFDNYVEIFQDSALYEAILHSLVLIIFFSFIPIGVGLLMTALLMGKVRRGMTFFRVVFFLPQVLPLVAVGITWRWLYSDSGVVNQFLDLVGLGAITRAWLGDYQLALIALGLIGTWVMSGLCMMLFLTGAQKIDPSLYEAAKLDGAGSFRQFRHVTLPGVRREITVAGVITTIAALASFDLVFVTTNGGPAGQTNVPGLLVYRLAFNEGDIGGASALAVVLTVIVVAVVSAVRYFTRDES, from the coding sequence ATGGCTCGTGAGCTGACCTCGTCCGTCTCCCCGCCGCGCGCCCACGAGGCACGCGGCGGGGGGCGGGCAGCCCACGCGCCCACGCGCCCGCCGCGCTGGCGCGGGCGACGGGCGCGCGGCTGGCTCTACGTGCTGCCCGCGCTCGCGGTGTACCTGGGATTCGCCATCTGGCCGGCGCTGAACACGCTGCGCCTGTCCCTTCTGACGTGGGACGGCATCCTGCCCGCGACCTGGGCAGGCTTCGACAACTATGTCGAGATTTTTCAGGACTCGGCGCTATATGAGGCCATCCTGCACAGCCTCGTGCTGATCATCTTCTTCTCGTTCATCCCCATCGGCGTCGGGCTGCTCATGACGGCGCTGCTGATGGGGAAGGTGCGCCGGGGGATGACGTTCTTCCGCGTCGTCTTCTTCCTCCCCCAGGTGCTGCCGCTCGTCGCCGTCGGCATCACCTGGCGGTGGCTCTACAGCGACTCCGGCGTCGTCAACCAGTTCCTCGACCTGGTGGGGCTGGGGGCGATCACCCGCGCCTGGCTGGGCGACTACCAGCTGGCGCTGATCGCGCTCGGGCTCATCGGCACCTGGGTGATGAGCGGGCTGTGCATGATGCTCTTCCTGACCGGCGCGCAGAAGATCGACCCCTCCCTGTACGAGGCCGCCAAGCTCGACGGCGCGGGCTCGTTCCGGCAGTTCCGCCACGTCACCCTGCCCGGCGTGCGCAGGGAGATCACCGTCGCCGGCGTCATCACCACGATCGCCGCGCTGGCCAGCTTCGACCTCGTCTTCGTCACCACCAACGGCGGCCCGGCGGGTCAGACCAACGTGCCCGGCCTGCTGGTCTACCGGTTGGCCTTCAACGAGGGCGACATCGGCGGCGCCAGCGCGCTGGCCGTCGTGCTGACCGTCATCGTGGTCGCCGTCGTCAGCGCCGTCCGATACTTCACCAGGGATGAGAGTTGA
- a CDS encoding ABC transporter substrate-binding protein codes for MRITTPARRHALVALGVTAALTLTACAGTSGPAGNTAPKVDVSTTIPSDPVTLTLAYTNDPPTKALIDGFTKKHPNVTIKPQMTPFNDYIKSIKLAMSSDAAPDIAQYNPGAMNSLVPAGLILDLGPWSKAYGWNTKFPPASLEVLSSDKSAKQFGTGSLYAVPGGLSVLGVFYNKKIVKAAPKTLAEFEAAMKQAKDAGHTPLSNGALQVGGFHLWNALLNVTGDVDDYRSWVYGKPGSTIETPAAQKATQLLTDWAKKGYISSSASATADPDALASFAKGGSAFLITGNWAASTLETEMGNDVGFFLMPTESADKPANVASGASVAYAISAKSKHPNVAAAFLDYLGSPEAAKIEFDGGFMPVDTKTELGAQGLRGEISTVFAQVAQNNGIVPFPDFASPGMIDKLTPGIQGLINDKMTPDAFLRSLQESWDAHHGS; via the coding sequence ATGCGTATAACGACACCAGCCCGGCGGCACGCGCTCGTGGCGCTGGGCGTCACGGCGGCACTGACCCTGACGGCGTGCGCGGGCACCAGTGGCCCGGCCGGGAACACGGCGCCGAAGGTCGACGTATCGACGACCATCCCCAGCGACCCGGTGACGCTCACCCTCGCCTATACCAACGACCCGCCGACCAAGGCGCTCATCGACGGCTTCACCAAGAAGCACCCCAACGTCACCATCAAGCCCCAGATGACGCCGTTCAACGACTACATCAAGTCCATCAAACTCGCGATGTCGTCCGACGCGGCGCCGGACATCGCCCAATACAACCCGGGTGCGATGAACTCCCTGGTCCCTGCCGGCCTCATCCTGGACCTGGGCCCGTGGTCCAAGGCGTACGGCTGGAACACCAAGTTCCCTCCGGCCAGCCTCGAGGTCCTCAGCTCCGACAAGTCGGCCAAGCAGTTCGGGACCGGCAGCCTGTACGCCGTGCCCGGCGGGCTCTCCGTGCTCGGCGTCTTCTACAACAAGAAGATCGTGAAGGCGGCGCCGAAGACGCTGGCCGAGTTCGAGGCGGCGATGAAGCAGGCGAAGGACGCCGGCCACACCCCGCTGAGCAACGGCGCGCTCCAGGTCGGCGGGTTCCACCTGTGGAACGCGCTGCTCAACGTCACCGGCGACGTCGACGACTACCGGTCCTGGGTGTACGGCAAGCCAGGCTCGACGATCGAGACCCCGGCCGCGCAGAAGGCCACCCAGTTGCTGACCGACTGGGCGAAGAAGGGATACATCTCCAGCTCGGCGAGCGCCACGGCGGACCCCGACGCGCTGGCCAGTTTCGCCAAGGGCGGCAGCGCGTTCCTGATCACCGGCAACTGGGCCGCCTCCACCCTGGAGACCGAGATGGGGAACGACGTCGGCTTCTTCCTCATGCCGACGGAGTCGGCGGACAAGCCGGCGAACGTCGCCTCGGGCGCGAGCGTCGCCTACGCCATCTCGGCGAAGAGCAAGCACCCGAACGTCGCCGCGGCGTTCCTCGACTACCTGGGCTCGCCGGAAGCGGCCAAGATCGAGTTCGACGGCGGCTTCATGCCGGTCGACACCAAGACCGAGCTGGGCGCGCAAGGGCTGCGCGGCGAGATCTCGACCGTCTTCGCGCAAGTGGCGCAGAACAACGGGATCGTCCCGTTCCCCGACTTCGCCTCCCCCGGCATGATCGACAAGCTGACCCCCGGCATCCAGGGCCTCATCAACGACAAGATGACCCCCGACGCCTTCCTCCGCTCCCTGCAGGAGTCGTGGGACGCCCACCATGGCTCGTGA
- a CDS encoding ROK family transcriptional regulator: MPGHRYEGLGEVMEQLVAAGTQFMREVNAAAILSKLRAETSMSVSALAKAVGLSRQAVTRALNALAEEGLVEFGPLERDARRAGRPAQLVRFRAEAGHVLGLSISPQDARVAVADLSGSVIATDAVQLGPDAGGSQVVETLLSTVARALRAADLTTGDLWFASAGTPGIVDPASGVIKLIPSMPELAGDILQRRLRETLGCPVYLDNDVKLATQGERWRGARRREDSLVMVHWGERVGAGIVLNGELYRGASNDAGDVGFLDLFAEGLLTDEAETDGADAGRSGTRHPHGLGPFEDRVGGEEIVRQAAAAAERAGDGVFRARIEAAGERAFEAVLDAVVEGRPAALEAIDVVARRFAKGIAVIRAILNPRLVVIGGPLARCGETLLAALRRHLAREPLDQPALEVSTLQEDAVVHGALLHSLEEIERTRFGLVRTRSS, from the coding sequence GTGCCGGGACATCGATACGAAGGGCTCGGAGAGGTCATGGAGCAGCTGGTCGCCGCGGGCACGCAGTTCATGCGGGAGGTCAACGCGGCCGCGATCCTGAGCAAGCTGCGGGCCGAGACCAGCATGAGCGTGTCGGCGCTGGCCAAGGCGGTGGGGTTGTCCAGGCAGGCGGTCACCCGCGCCCTCAACGCGCTGGCCGAGGAGGGCCTGGTCGAGTTCGGCCCCCTCGAGCGCGACGCCCGCCGGGCGGGGCGGCCCGCACAGCTCGTGCGGTTCCGGGCGGAGGCGGGCCATGTGCTGGGCCTGTCGATCAGTCCGCAGGACGCGCGCGTGGCGGTGGCGGATCTGTCCGGTTCGGTCATCGCGACCGACGCCGTGCAGCTCGGCCCCGATGCCGGTGGGTCCCAGGTGGTGGAGACGCTCCTGTCCACGGTGGCACGGGCGCTGCGCGCGGCGGACCTGACGACCGGTGATCTCTGGTTCGCCTCGGCGGGCACCCCCGGCATCGTCGACCCGGCGTCCGGCGTCATCAAGCTCATCCCGAGCATGCCGGAACTGGCCGGCGACATCCTCCAGCGCCGGCTGCGCGAGACGCTGGGCTGCCCGGTCTACCTGGACAACGACGTCAAGCTGGCGACGCAGGGCGAGCGGTGGCGAGGCGCGCGACGACGCGAGGACTCGCTGGTGATGGTCCACTGGGGGGAGCGCGTCGGCGCCGGGATCGTTCTCAACGGCGAGCTCTACCGCGGCGCCTCCAACGACGCCGGCGACGTCGGCTTCCTCGATCTGTTCGCCGAGGGACTGCTCACCGACGAGGCGGAGACCGACGGGGCGGACGCCGGCCGTTCCGGGACCCGCCATCCGCACGGCCTCGGACCGTTCGAGGACCGGGTGGGCGGCGAGGAAATCGTGCGCCAGGCCGCGGCGGCGGCGGAACGCGCGGGCGACGGCGTCTTCCGCGCCCGGATCGAGGCCGCCGGAGAGCGTGCGTTCGAGGCCGTGCTGGACGCCGTCGTCGAGGGCAGGCCGGCGGCTCTGGAGGCGATCGACGTGGTGGCGCGCCGGTTCGCCAAAGGCATCGCCGTGATCAGGGCGATACTCAACCCCCGGCTCGTGGTCATCGGCGGCCCTTTGGCCAGATGCGGAGAGACGTTGCTGGCGGCGCTGCGGCGGCATCTGGCCCGCGAGCCGCTGGACCAGCCGGCGCTGGAGGTCTCGACGCTCCAGGAGGACGCCGTCGTCCACGGGGCGCTGCTGCACTCGCTGGAGGAGATCGAGCGCACCAGGTTCGGCCTGGTGAGAACCCGGTCGTCATGA
- a CDS encoding alpha-N-acetylglucosaminidase translates to MSSGEHAPLWADTVRGLAHRVLGPVAESIRFAGSAARDGAREYAYEARDGVLTVAATDGVSASVALHHYLREHCGMSVGWDTVLPLRVTSFPDAPLRHASARVREGYYFNFCTFSYTMPYWDWADWEREIDWMALHGITMPLAVTGHEAVLHAAYSLLGLDDDRIRGFLGGPGYLPFQYMGCLDDFAGPLSSSWIESHRELGARILDRERAFGMTPVLPAFTGHVPREIASTARAGRRQWQGFETWVLDPADPLYERIGAEITRAQIKLFGTDHLYAADPFIEMIPIDADPAFPGAVASATLAGLRAADPDAVWLMQAWPFSYQRDFWTEDRVIAFLDAISDDRMLVADLWAEHDPLWGRFDGFSGKPWLWCALLNFGGRTDPAADLRGVPEGIDAALASPSPPAGLGLSMEATRNNPVVFELVTDQLWNRVPDLDAWLDAFVTQRYGGQGTAGLRAAWRGLLDTVYGAQGVRIAPDQFPGVLTTNPSYERTPDVSRALWYRPAVLAQAWERMIEVAEQDPGLLDGPLGHDLVETGIAYMARAADRLYLDVVESAGDPERVARFLKVFEDLDRMLACRPEYTFQHWEAKALSWAAGPADREVLRDNARRIITVWGTVDSPLLDDYAGRHWAGLVGGYYRDRWELWARGLTRGLAGDPAAETELRERLRERAETFLRDGAAPARPGDLAAESRRLLAAYAGAREAEDGR, encoded by the coding sequence ATGTCGTCCGGCGAGCATGCGCCGCTGTGGGCGGACACCGTCCGCGGCCTCGCTCATCGTGTTCTCGGGCCCGTGGCGGAGTCGATCCGGTTCGCGGGCTCCGCCGCGCGCGACGGAGCCCGTGAGTACGCCTACGAGGCGAGGGACGGCGTGCTCACCGTCGCCGCGACCGATGGGGTGAGCGCCTCCGTCGCGCTGCACCACTACCTCCGGGAGCACTGCGGCATGTCCGTGGGCTGGGACACGGTGCTGCCCCTGCGGGTGACGTCGTTTCCCGACGCCCCGCTCCGCCACGCCTCGGCCCGCGTGCGTGAGGGCTATTACTTCAACTTCTGCACCTTCAGCTACACGATGCCCTACTGGGACTGGGCCGACTGGGAACGCGAGATCGACTGGATGGCCCTGCACGGCATCACCATGCCGCTCGCCGTCACCGGCCACGAGGCCGTGCTGCACGCCGCCTACTCCCTGCTCGGCCTGGACGACGACCGGATCCGCGGCTTCCTGGGCGGGCCGGGCTACCTGCCGTTCCAGTACATGGGCTGCCTGGACGACTTCGCCGGCCCTCTTTCCTCGTCCTGGATCGAGAGCCACCGCGAGCTTGGAGCGCGCATCCTCGACCGCGAGCGTGCCTTCGGCATGACGCCCGTGCTGCCGGCCTTCACCGGACACGTCCCCCGCGAGATCGCCTCGACGGCGCGAGCCGGCCGCCGCCAATGGCAGGGGTTCGAGACCTGGGTCCTCGACCCGGCCGACCCGCTGTACGAGCGCATCGGCGCCGAGATCACCCGCGCCCAGATCAAGCTCTTCGGCACCGACCACCTGTACGCGGCCGACCCGTTCATCGAGATGATCCCCATCGACGCCGACCCGGCCTTCCCCGGCGCCGTGGCGTCGGCGACGCTGGCCGGCCTGCGCGCCGCCGACCCGGACGCGGTCTGGCTCATGCAGGCCTGGCCGTTCTCCTACCAGCGGGACTTCTGGACCGAGGACCGCGTCATCGCCTTCCTGGACGCCATCTCGGACGACCGCATGCTCGTCGCCGACCTGTGGGCGGAGCACGATCCGCTCTGGGGTCGCTTCGACGGATTCTCCGGGAAACCCTGGTTGTGGTGCGCGCTGCTCAACTTCGGCGGCCGCACCGACCCGGCCGCCGACCTGCGCGGCGTTCCCGAAGGGATCGACGCGGCCCTGGCATCGCCGAGCCCGCCCGCCGGGCTCGGCCTGTCCATGGAGGCCACCCGCAACAACCCCGTCGTCTTCGAGCTGGTGACCGACCAGCTCTGGAACCGGGTCCCCGATCTCGACGCCTGGCTCGACGCCTTCGTGACCCAGCGCTACGGGGGACAGGGGACGGCCGGGCTGCGGGCCGCCTGGCGCGGGCTCCTGGACACCGTCTACGGCGCGCAGGGCGTGCGGATCGCTCCCGACCAGTTCCCGGGCGTGCTCACCACCAACCCCTCCTACGAGCGGACACCCGACGTGTCCCGTGCCCTGTGGTACCGGCCGGCCGTGCTGGCGCAGGCCTGGGAGCGGATGATCGAAGTGGCCGAGCAGGATCCCGGCCTGCTGGACGGGCCGCTCGGGCACGACCTCGTGGAGACCGGCATCGCCTACATGGCCAGGGCGGCCGACCGCCTCTACCTCGATGTCGTGGAGTCGGCGGGCGACCCGGAGCGGGTGGCCCGTTTCCTGAAGGTCTTCGAGGACCTCGACCGCATGCTGGCCTGCCGTCCCGAGTACACCTTCCAGCACTGGGAGGCCAAGGCCCTGTCGTGGGCCGCCGGGCCGGCCGACCGCGAGGTCCTGCGGGACAACGCCCGCCGCATCATCACGGTGTGGGGCACCGTGGACAGCCCCTTGCTCGACGACTACGCGGGCCGGCACTGGGCGGGGCTCGTCGGCGGTTACTACCGCGACCGCTGGGAGCTGTGGGCGCGAGGCCTCACCCGTGGGCTCGCCGGCGACCCCGCCGCCGAGACGGAGCTGCGCGAACGGCTCCGCGAGCGGGCCGAGACCTTCCTGCGGGACGGTGCGGCCCCGGCGCGGCCGGGTGACCTCGCCGCGGAGTCGCGCCGGCTGCTCGCCGCGTACGCGGGCGCACGGGAAGCGGAGGACGGACGATGA
- a CDS encoding N-acetylmuramic acid 6-phosphate etherase yields the protein MSQAVPPTERRNPRTTDIDTLESGDVLRLLLDEDARAVEAVRAATGPLALAVDAAHRRLAGGGRVHYFGAGASGRLAVLDATEITPTFGAPRELFTAHFAGGPAALTDSSIDREDADTLGEADAETLGPGDVAVGITASGSTRYVAGALRAARAAGALTVLVTCNPDAPLRDLADIVVAADTGPEALTGSTRLKAGTATKVVLNAFSTALMIKAGRTYGNLMVGLVATNAKLAERAVSLLVEATGAGADACRTALAEADGAVPEALVRLLTGCSAAEARAALSAGQGVRAAVATLGGHAG from the coding sequence ATGAGCCAGGCAGTCCCGCCCACGGAACGCCGCAACCCCCGCACCACCGACATCGATACCCTGGAGTCCGGCGACGTCCTGCGGCTGCTGCTGGACGAGGACGCCCGCGCCGTCGAGGCCGTCCGCGCCGCCACAGGGCCGCTCGCCCTGGCCGTGGACGCGGCGCACCGGCGGCTGGCCGGAGGAGGGCGGGTGCACTACTTCGGCGCCGGCGCGTCGGGGCGGCTGGCGGTGCTGGACGCCACCGAGATCACCCCGACGTTCGGCGCGCCGCGTGAGCTGTTCACGGCCCACTTCGCCGGCGGGCCCGCCGCGCTCACCGACTCCTCCATCGATCGCGAGGACGCCGATACGCTGGGCGAGGCGGACGCCGAGACCCTCGGGCCGGGGGACGTGGCGGTCGGGATCACGGCGTCCGGCTCCACGCGATATGTCGCCGGCGCTCTCCGCGCGGCTCGCGCCGCGGGCGCCCTGACGGTGCTGGTCACCTGCAACCCGGACGCGCCGCTACGCGACCTGGCCGACATCGTCGTCGCCGCCGACACGGGTCCGGAGGCGCTGACCGGGTCCACCCGGCTCAAAGCGGGCACCGCGACCAAGGTGGTGCTCAACGCGTTCTCGACGGCGCTGATGATCAAGGCCGGGCGGACGTACGGGAATCTCATGGTCGGGCTCGTCGCCACCAACGCCAAGCTGGCCGAGCGCGCGGTGAGCCTGCTCGTGGAGGCGACCGGCGCCGGCGCGGACGCCTGCCGCACCGCCCTCGCCGAGGCGGACGGGGCCGTCCCGGAGGCGCTCGTGCGGCTGCTCACCGGCTGCTCCGCCGCCGAGGCCCGGGCCGCGCTCAGCGCCGGCCAGGGCGTGCGGGCGGCCGTCGCCACGCTCGGCGGGCACGCCGGATGA